In Anaerolineae bacterium, the DNA window ACTGGAACAGGCACCGGATCCTGAAGCTATGCGGGAGAAACTCATAGAGGAATACAGGGCTAAATTCGCCAACCCATACGTAGCAGCTTCCCAGGGCTTCATAGATGACGTGATAGAGCCCCATGAAACCCGCCCTCGCCTTATAGAGGCCCTGAAAGCCCTGCAGAACAAGCGAGACTCCAATCCACCCAAAAAGCACGGCAATATTCCCCTCTGATGGGTAGAAATGGTTAAGCTCATAATCCAGATACCGTGCTACAACGAAGAGAAAAACCTCCCCCAAACTTTAAAGGATATCCCAAGGTCCATACCTGGTGTGGACCGGGTGGAAATCCTGGTGGTGGACGATGGGAGCACTGATGGAACTGTGAGGGTGGCCCAGGAAATGGGAGTGGACCATATACTCAAGCTCCCGGGCCACATGGGGCTGGCTAAAGCCTTCAAAGCGGGTATTGAAGAGGCCCTCAGGCTTGGGGCGGATATAATCGTTAACACTGACGCCGATAACCAATACCCTGGTAAATACATCCCCCTGCTGGTGGAGCCTATCCTTCGAGGGGAAGCAGAGATTGTAGTGGGAGACCGTGGAGTGACCAAAGTGCCTCATTTTTCCCCGCTCAAGCGTTTACTCCAGAACTTCGGTAGCACAGTAGTGGGTTTAGCAGCTGGAATGAAAATTCCCGATGCCACCAGTGGCTTCAGGGCCATGACCCGTCGGGCTGCCCTTCACACCATTGTAGTAAGCGAGTATTCCTACACCCTGGAAACCTTAATCCAGGCCGGTGTTCAAAAGATCCCCGTGAAATATATTCCCATTGAAACCAACCCCCCGATGCGCCCTTCGCGCCTCATAAAAAGCATCCCCCAATATCTCGCCATTTCTTTCTCCACCATCCTGCGCATTTACACCATGTATCGCCCCCTTAAGGTTTTCCTCCTCTTGGGCACCCTCAGCATCATGGGGGGTGTGGCTATAGGAATACGCTTCCTATACTTCTACTTCACGGGAAGGGG includes these proteins:
- a CDS encoding glycosyltransferase family 2 protein, with the protein product MVKLIIQIPCYNEEKNLPQTLKDIPRSIPGVDRVEILVVDDGSTDGTVRVAQEMGVDHILKLPGHMGLAKAFKAGIEEALRLGADIIVNTDADNQYPGKYIPLLVEPILRGEAEIVVGDRGVTKVPHFSPLKRLLQNFGSTVVGLAAGMKIPDATSGFRAMTRRAALHTIVVSEYSYTLETLIQAGVQKIPVKYIPIETNPPMRPSRLIKSIPQYLAISFSTILRIYTMYRPLKVFLLLGTLSIMGGVAIGIRFLYFYFTGRGAGHIQSLILAAILSIVGFQICLIGLLADLVGFNRKLLEEILFKVRKLELEIEHLREEKGNGV